In the Henningerozyma blattae CBS 6284 chromosome 8, complete genome genome, one interval contains:
- the CTH1 gene encoding putative mRNA-binding protein CTH1 (similar to Saccharomyces cerevisiae CTH1 (YDR151C) and TIS11 (YLR136C); ancestral locus Anc_8.333): MQSPFLSYSQQQQQLQHLQQQQQQQQQQQTVIGVNRSSPIAISPVPYHNYDHSLTSREQYSSYNKNQTSGNIPRGNYNPIPIAHSLNTSSTTTVSSVFSSQNANTQAQYVSGISSDYDLQIKEIEDYYLSDILKNSSIKDTLITSTNSKDIWQYNPNSLVDEQSLPVFVNTPASSTSFAHNNNNSPFVSRDTNNFSAVSPLSPSALPALTSENLSNHNITNIKSPAVPKGSTSSNTNISNRNINKQLFKTELCETFTTKGTCKYGNKCQFAHGLHELNFKNISSNFRTKPCNNWEKLGYCPYGKRCQFKHGDNTDIKIYINAGKIANPPEQRKKKVNPNVKNLERIKW, translated from the coding sequence ATGCAGAGCCCTTTCTTGTCATACAGccagcaacaacaacaattgcAACACCTGCAACAGCagcagcaacagcaacagcagcAACAAACTGTTATAGGCGTCAACCGATCTAGTCCCATCGCCATCTCTCCAGTACCCTATCATAATTATGATCATTCCTTAACCTCCCGAGAGCAATATTCCAGCTATAATAAGAATCAAACCAGTGGGAACATACCCCGTGGAAATTATAATCCAATCCCCATCGCTCACTCCCTAAACACATCGTCCACGACTACTGTATCGAGTGTTTTTTCAAGTCAAAATGCAAACACCCAAGCTCAATACGTATCGGGAATATCTTCGGATTATGACTTACAGATTAAGGAAATTGAGGATTATTATCTCTCTGACATCCTAAAGAATTCTTCCATAAAGGATACCTTGATAACGTCAACCAATAGTAAAGATATCTGGCAATACAATCCAAACTCGCTTGTTGATGAACAATCATTACCAGTATTTGTAAACACGCCTGCTAGTTCCACGTCTTTTGctcataataataataattctccGTTTGTGTCGCGTGACACAAATAATTTCTCCGCGGTGTCGCCATTATCTCCGTCGGCTTTACCTGCGTTGACGTCGGAGAATTTGAGTAATCATAATATCACCAATATAAAATCACCTGCTGTACCTAAGGGCTCCACATCGTCAAATACCAATATTAGTAATCGTAATATcaataaacaattatttaagACAGAATTATGTGAGACTTTCACTACAAAGGGTACTTGCAAATATGGGAACAAATGTCAATTTGCTCATGGATTGCATGaattgaatttcaaaaatattagttCCAATTTCAGAACCAAACCTTGTAACAATTGGGAAAAACTAGGGTATTGTCCGTATGGGAAAAGATGCCAATTCAAGCACGGTGATAATACTGATATTAAGATATACATCAATGCTGGGAAAATAGCTAACCCTCCtgaacaaagaaaaaagaaagtcAATCCAAACGTGAAAAACCTGGAGCGTATCAAATGGTAG
- the TBLA0H01210 gene encoding uncharacterized protein (similar to Saccharomyces cerevisiae ENT5 (YDR153C); ancestral locus Anc_8.335), which produces MSKFSKKIQNLGIHDIRNAARYAQNMIIAYEPYQIDIRQATNTDSWGPTKKHLDQILLDRNKVPLRKIVDYIMKRLMDHINTRPRNLYDRARKDYVNYGTEWRVVFKSLIVLKFLLLNVDPGEQLDDLVEYLLNHYGFFKHDILEIYQVQNSSDGKDSKHQEVIQLKCQEIIELINDEKLLLQKHDANKAQLERMRIGGSIGNNLVVNKKNKQLQLQDNWDWSSENEETSIGGGELNENILDIEGVAKSPPNMLPETTNINLNLNSNSNSHTPVVQCDDDSDPDYSFKDVEDDKAATPLPTYLEHHEAAGLEDNPWRPRGMSLGRSRHQSMVSEIRRQRRETLRDSIVQTEKQRRELEHEREVSTPNPVTMESLSSPFSGNPSNNSPTAPAATSFDSTPDLLDWSTPSSPVHPSANQNTTTQTPKDTQASEFGAFETTPALQTPQTANTTTIMTPATSIVTSAKSSTAPTTTTAPTIDAFQALFQSSKGCT; this is translated from the coding sequence ATGAGTAAatttagtaaaaaaattcaaaacttGGGCATCCATGATATAAGGAATGCAGCAAGGTACGCACAGAATATGATCATTGCATATGAACCATATCAAATCGATATAAGGCAAGCCACCAACACAGATTCCTGGGGTCCAACAAAGAAACATTTGGACCAAATCCTATTGGATAGGAACAAAGTTCCCCTTCGGAAGATTGTAGATTACATAATGAAACGGCTGATGGATCACATAAACACAAGACCCAGGAACCTCTATGACCGTGCAAGGAAGGATTACGTCAATTATGGTACTGAATGGAGAGTTGTGTTTAAAAGTTTGATTGTTTTGAAATTCCTATTACTTAATGTGGATCCAGGTGAACAATTGGATGACTTGGTagaatatcttttaaatcacTATGGGTTTTTCAAACATGATATTCTAGAGATTTATCAAGTTCAGAACTCTAGTGATGGTAAAGATAGTAAGCATCAAGAGGtgattcaattgaaatGTCAAGAAATCATTGAATTgattaatgatgaaaagCTATTACTACAAAAACATGACGCTAATAAGGCACAATTGGAAAGAATGCGTATTGGTGGTAGTATTGGTAACAATTTAGTGGttaacaagaaaaataagcaattacaattacaaGATAATTGGGATTGGAGTAGTGAGAATGAAGAGACTTCGATAGGAGGAGGAgaattgaatgaaaatatcTTGGATATTGAAGGTGTTGCAAAATCCCCCCCCAATATGTTACCTGAAACCAccaatattaatttgaatttaaattccaaTTCCAATTCACACACACCAGTGGTTCAATGCGACGATGACAGTGACCCGGACTATTCGTTTAAGGATGTTGAAGACGACAAAGCTGCAACGCCCCTACCGACATATTTGGAGCATCACGAAGCTGCTGGACTGGAGGATAACCCATGGCGCCCACGTGGCATGTCTCTCGGCAGATCTCGTCATCAAAGTATGGTCTCTGAAATACGTCGTCAACGCCGTGAAACTTTACGTGACTCGATAGTACAAACTGAAAAACAACGTCGCGAACTTGAACATGAACGTGAAGTCTCCACGCCAAACCCGGTCACCATGGAATCCCTATCAAGTCCGTTTTCCGGTAACCCTAGCAATAATAGCCCTACTGCCCCTGCAGCCACCTCCTTCGACTCCACACCAGATTTGCTTGACTGGAGTACACCTTCTAGCCCCGTACATCCTTCTGCAAATCAAAACACAACCACCCAAACCCCTAAAGACACACAAGCTTCAGAGTTTGGTGCTTTCGAAACAACACCTGCTCTCCAGACGCCTCAAACCGCAAACACAACAACAATCATGACACCTGCCACATCTATTGTCACGTCTGCCAAGTCTTCTACTGCTCCTACAACTACTACTGCACCCACAATCGATGCATTCCAGGCACTTTTCCAAAGTTCCAAGGGGTGCACATAG
- the HOM2 gene encoding aspartate-semialdehyde dehydrogenase (similar to Saccharomyces cerevisiae HOM2 (YDR158W); ancestral locus Anc_8.338), whose amino-acid sequence MCAKKVAGVLGATGSVGQRFILLLANHPDFELKRLGASPRSAGKKYGSVVNWKQTDLLPEFAQDLMVTECKAEYFKDCDIVFSGLDADYAGSIEKEFVENGLHVISNAKNYRREDDVPLIVPIVNPEHLSIVENQKRKNNGGFIVCISNCSTAGLVSPLKPLVESFGPIDALTTTTLQAISGAGFSPGVPGIDILDNIIPFISGEEDKMEWETKKILGQVSKDNTQIDLLSDEEIKVSAQCNRVAVSDGHTECISFRFKNQPAPSVEQVKKCLREYECDAYKLKCFSAPKQTIHVLEANDRPQPRLDRNRDAGYGVSVGRIREDPVLDFKMVVLSHNTVIGAAGAGILIAEILLAQKMI is encoded by the coding sequence ATGTGTGCTAAAAAAGTTGCTGGTGTCTTAGGTGCTACAGGTTCCGTTGGTCAAAggtttattttattattggctAACCATCCTGATTTCGAATTGAAAAGATTGGGTGCTTCTCCAAGATCTGCTGGTAAGAAGTACGGTTCTGTTGTCAACTGGAAACAAACTGATCTATTGCCTGAATTTGCACAAGATTTGATGGTCACTGAATGTAAAGCTGAATACTTCAAAGATTGTGATATTGTGTTTTCTGGGTTAGATGCCGATTATGCAGGttctattgaaaaagaatttgtGGAAAATGGGTTACATGTTATTTCCAATGCCAAGAATTATAGACGTGAAGATGATGTCCCATTGATTGTTCCAATCGTCAATCCAGAACATCTATCCATCGTTGAAAaccaaaaaagaaaaaacaacGGTGGGTTTATTGTTTGTATTTCCAATTGTTCTACTGCAGGTTTAGTTTCTCCTTTGAAACCATTAGTGGAATCTTTTGGTCCAATTGATGCATTAACCACTACTACTTTACAAGCCATCTCCGGTGCTGGGTTCTCTCCAGGTGTTCCAGGAATTGATATCTTAGATAACATTATCCCATTCATCAGTGGTGAAGAAGATAAGATGGAATGGGAAACCAAGAAAATCTTGGGTCAAGTCTCTAAGGATAATACTCAAATCGATTTATTATCAGATGAAGAAATCAAAGTTTCTGCTCAATGTAATAGAGTAGCTGTCTCAGATGGTCATACTGAATGTATCTCCTTTAGATTCAAGAACCAACCTGCCCCAAGTGTGGAACAAGTAAAGAAATGTTTAAGAGAATACGAGTGTGATGCttataaattgaaatgTTTCTCAGCTCCAAAACAAACCATCCATGTCTTAGAGGCTAATGACAGACCACAACCAAGATTAGATAGAAACAGAGATGCTGGTTATGGTGTTTCTGTCGGTAGAATCAGAGAAGATCCAGTCTTGGATTTCAAAATGGTTGTATTATCTCATAATACAGTTATTGGCGCTGCAGGTGCCGGTATTTTAATTGCTGAAATCCTATTAGCTCAAAAGATGATTTAA
- the RKM5 gene encoding S-adenosylmethionine-dependent methyltransferase (similar to Saccharomyces cerevisiae YLR137W; ancestral locus Anc_8.339): MNEKLFALDEENIYEHLFERYSQLNGNIEGIKQDLGIHDKTQNVIEVDIQDTKVEKKKRKKKVRSEIYNFVIEQSLSSLGSSNDNNKNSTTGYVLWSTTLIFLNWLLYGESDVCKLIRNGEAIQGNEVLKFDGLFQKNDSGKKGIIELGSGISGILSIVMSNHVDYYVATDQNSILNKLKFNIRQNILQLNMKKCKSKSLNFNTKEEEEDEQRGVDLQDSRQRKQIVQLETLPLDWETFQLLKNNQPLVNSNSKYPILYQLKEDCSSIVILAMDVIYNDYLIKPFLDTVKELFQFYQLKSKIQISCIVGLQLRAQDMIEMFLETIICEYQFVVHHVSDSMLAQTRCGVYLLSPQTK, from the coding sequence ATGAATGAGAAACTTTTTGCTCTTGATGAAGAGAATATCTATGAACATCTTTTTGAAAGGTATAGTCAATTAAATGGTAACATTGAAGGAATAAAGCAAGATTTGGGTATTCATGACAAGACACAAAATGTTATAGAGGTTGATATACAAGACACgaaagttgaaaaaaaaaagcgCAAAAAGAAAGTGCGTAGTGAGATCTATAATTTTGTCATTGAGCAATCATTAAGTTCATTAGGTTCATCTAAtgataacaataaaaattccaCCACTGGTTATGTTTTATGGAGTACTACtttgatttttctaaattggTTATTATATGGCGAGAGTGACGTTTGTAAATTGATTAGAAATGGTGAGGCAATACAAGGCAATGaagttttgaaatttgatggattgtttcaaaaaaatgattcaGGAAAAAAAggtattattgaattaggTTCTGGAATATCAGGCATTTTAAGTATTGTGATGAGTAATCATGTGGATTATTATGTGGCTACTGATCAAAATagtattttaaataaattgaaatttaatattagacaaaatattttacaattaaatatgaaaaaatgtaaatctaaatcattaaatttcaataccaaagaggaggaggaggatGAACAAAGAGGAGTTGACTTGCAAGATTCAAGACAAAGGAAACAAATAGTTCAATTAGAAACCTTACCATTAGATTGGGAAACTTTccaattattgaaaaataatcaacCATTAGTAAATTCTAATTCGAAATATCCAATATTATATCAATTAAAGGAGGATTGCTCCAGTATCGTTATATTAGCTATGGATGTCATTTACAAcgattatttaattaaaccATTTCTTGACACGGtgaaagaattatttcaattttatcagctaaaatccaaaattcaaatctCTTGTATAGTTGGGCTTCAATTAAGAGCCCAAGATATGATTGAAATGTTTCTTGAAACAATAATATGTGAATACCAGTTTGTGGTGCATCACGTGTCTGATTCAATGTTGGCACAGACTCGTTGTGGGGTCTATTTGCTATCTCCACAGACAAAATAG
- the TBLA0H01180 gene encoding uncharacterized protein (similar to Saccharomyces cerevisiae NHA1 (YLR138W); ancestral locus Anc_8.341) codes for MAVWSQLDPAKSHVAYACVGVFSAIFSLVSLFFKEKLYIGESTIAGIFGLIYGPHCLKWFDPSSWGNSDYITLEITRIVLCIQIFAVAVELPRKYMLKHWLSVTLLLVPVMTVGWLIIGLFIWIIIPKINFSSSLLISACITATDPILAQSVVSGKFAQKVPGHLRNLLSAESGCNDGMAFPFIYLSMNLILHHGQAGEIIKDWICVTLLWECLFGCILGFSIGYIGKRAIKFAEEQNMIDRESFLAFYIVLAFICAGFGSILGVDDLLVSFAAGATFAWDGWFSTKTKETNISTVIDLLLNFAYFIYFGAIIPWEQFDNPDIGLSVWRLIVLAFIVIFLRRIPAVLALKPFIPDIKSWREALFVGHFGPIGVGAVFAAILSRVELLIDADNEDLNLRDLPDVGTKHWRLISIIWPVVSFFIITSIIVHGSSVAVVTLGRHLNTITLTKTFSTHTTFGNTKSSWLQRLPSLDKNGRSFSLHRVDTDAPISSGLELHSILPEDDSDYDIDNENSMNNSTLGDISRHSTVETSGVPFRHAGGMRRTEDFEKRRKDKKKKARKRKRKEFFRNARPSSHFNISLTNGSGHNRHKKDYDDELNDLGRERLQLEKEAMAGTFSLGGTRRNSILDDISRSEIDAALESRNEKESGVLSEEYEQYPTLNYTTDDESDRQATHHNHRHKRPSTYQGSITPSIHLEETPETGTTGSNQYSEKHNVTSSSSAATSSSIGNTASTCSSKQLRQRHNKNLPTFVVENSNYSPHPHPHSQHPNSPPEHHYIRPLTPSEEFLTHDDEPNLTEQENKAHVGYEDGNQIIIENEEGEIIQVVPVQHPDQSMDEESEIGASLTTTNSRGSSNIIKSGMEELKRVISPPKIIKEKHAEMQKKKKSKHKKHTKYFAYKLDNLLIIENADGDVLRRYKINHHKKGRDDLISTVNKTIVSKALQVAGLKRPDSNDQDTSLKTATDPNYEDQRRNLEKMEMPPHLNSSKNDRVEFYPLSDDEEDESDSEDEASDSEDEESDYDRTSSTSPRANDYSDDYDQGSFGSEASVEETRRRNIRYQPQTDEGDTTEDILDNNTNIRRDRTQKYRQDEGDGGEEEEKETAYERERRLNALGLGSGSRAQDDEEEDGLQVSFAPAPPKKARTKDKFKKNL; via the coding sequence ATGGCTGTATGGAGTCAATTAGATCCAGCAAAATCTCATGTAGCTTACGCATGTGTCGGTGTCTTTTCAGCAATCTTTTCATTggtttctctttttttcaaggaaaaattatacattGGTGAATCCACCATTGCAGGTATATTCGGATTAATATATGGGCCTCATTGTTTGAAATGGTTCGACCCTTCCTCCTGGGGGAATTCAGATTATATCACTCTagaaattacaagaatCGTCCTTTGTATACAAATCTTTGCTGTGGCTGTAGAATTGCCAAGAAAATACATGTTAAAACATTGGCTTTCAgtaacattattattagtaccAGTCATGACGGTAGGATGGTTAATCATTGGGTTATtcatttggattattatACCAAAGATCAATTTTTCCTCGAGTCTTTTAATTTCTGCTTGTATTACAGCAACAGATCCAATTTTAGCCCAATCGGTGGTCTCTGGCAAATTTGCACAAAAGGTTCCGGGtcatttaagaaatttattatctgcCGAATCAGGTTGTAATGATGGGATGGCTTTCCCATTCATTTATCTTTCtatgaatttaattttacatCATGGTCAAGCAggtgaaattattaaagattggATTTGTGTAACACTTCTTTGGGAATGCTTATTTGGTTGTATATTAGGTTTTTCCATAGGCTATATAGGTAAAAGAGCTATCAAATTTGCGGAGGAACAAAATATGATTGATCGTGAATCATTCTTGGCATTTTATATCGTACTGGCATTCATCTGTGCTGGGTTTGGTTCAATCTTAGGTGTAGATGATTTATTAGTATCATTTGCTGCAGGTGCCACATTTGCCTGGGACGGTTGGTTTTCTACAAAGACCAAAGAGACTAATATTTCAACTGTTAtcgatttattattaaattttgcttatttcatttattttggTGCAATTATTCCCTGGGAACAATTCGATAATCCTGACATTGGGTTAAGTGTTTGGAGATTAATTGTCTTGGCATTTATTGTCATTTTCTTAAGAAGAATTCCTGCTGTTTTAGCATTGAAACCTTTCATTCCAGATATCAAATCTTGGAGAGAAGCACTCTTTGTAGGTCATTTCGGTCCTATTGGTGTAGGTGCAGTCTTTGCTGCTATTCTTTCAAGagtagaattattaatagatgCTGATAATGAAGATCTAAATTTAAGAGATTTACCAGATGTAGGTACAAAGCATTGGAGATTAATTTCTATCATTTGGCCAGTAGTatcatttttcattataacGTCTATTATAGTTCATGGTTCATCTGTTGCTGTGGTTACCTTAGGTAGACATTTAAACACAATAACACTAACAAAGACTTTTTCAACTCATACGACTTTCGGAAATACAAAATCTTCTTGGTTACAAAGATTACCTTCATTGGATAAAAATGGTAGATCGTTTTCTTTACATCGTGTAGATACTGATGCTCCTATTTCTTCAGGTTTAGAACTTCATAGCATTTTACCTGAAGACGACTCAGATTATGACatagataatgaaaattccATGAATAATTCCACTTTAGGTGATATTTCGAGACATAGTACAGTAGAGACTAGTGGTGTACCATTTAGACATGCTGGTGGGATGAGAAGAACagaagattttgaaaagagaagaaaggataaaaagaaaaaggctcgaaaaagaaaaagaaaagaattcTTTAGAAACGCTCGTCCAAGTTCtcattttaatattagcTTAACGAATGGTAGTGGTCATAATCGTCATAAAAAGGATTACgatgatgaattgaatGATTTAGGAAGGGAACGTTTacaattagaaaaagaagCTATGGCTGGTACTTTCTCATTGGGTGGTACAAGAAGAAATTCCATTCTAGATGATATTAGTAGGTCTGAAATAGATGCAGCATTAGAATCAAGAAATGAAAAGGAATCAGGTGTTCTTTCTGAAGAATATGAACAATATCCAACTCTGAATTATACTACTGACGACGAATCAGATAGACAAGCAACTCATCATAATCACCGTCATAAAAGACCAAGTACTTATCAAGGTAGTATTACTCCAAGTATTCATTTAGAAGAAACTCCAGAAACAGGTACTACTGGATCAAACCAATATAGTGAAAAACATAACGTTACATCATCGTCATCTGCTGCTACATCTTCATCCATTGGGAATACTGCTTCAACGTGTAGTTCTAAACAGTTAAGACAAAgacataataaaaatttaccaaCTTTTGTTGTGGAGAATTCTAATTACTCACCACATCCACACCCTCATTCACAACATCCAAATAGTCCTCCTGAACATCATTACATTCGACCTTTAACTCCATCTGAGGAATTTTTAACACATGATGATGAACCAAATTTAACTgaacaagaaaataaagCTCACGTAGGTTACGAAGATGgtaatcaaattattattgaaaatgaagaaggTGAAATTATACAAGTGGTTCCTGTTCAGCATCCTGACCAATCAATGGATGAAGAATCTGAAATTGGTGCTTCTTTGACAACAACAAATTCAAGAGGAAGctcaaatataattaaatcagGAATGgaagaattgaaaagagTCATCTCTCCTCCaaagattattaaagaaaaacatGCTGAAATgcaaaagaagaaaaaaagtaaacataaaaaacatacaaaatattttgcttacaaattagataatttattgattattgaaaatgctGATGGTGATGTTTTAAGAAGATATAAGATTAATCATCATAAGAAAGGTAGAGatgatttaatatcaaCCGTTAATAAGACAATTGTTTCAAAAGCTTTACAAGTTGCAGGTTTGAAACGTCCTGATTCGAATGATCAAGATACTTCATTAAAGACAGCTACAGATCCAAATTATGAAGATCAAAGACgtaatttagaaaaaatggAGATGCCGCCTCATTtgaattcttcaaaaaacGATAGAGTTGAATTTTACCCATTatctgatgatgaagaagatgaaagtGATTCAGAAGATGAAGCAAGTGATTCAGAAGATGAAGAGAGTGATTATGATAGAACTAGTAGTACTAGTCCTCGTGCTAATGATTATTCAGATGACTATGATCAAGGCTCTTTTGGTAGCGAAGCTTCTGTGGAAGAAACTAGACGTAGAAATATAAGATATCAACCACAAACTGATGAGGGTGATACTACTGAAGATATACTAGacaataatacaaatattcGCCGTGACAGAACACAAAAGTATCGACAAGATGAAGGAGACGGAggagaagaagaagaaaaagaaactgCATATGAAAGAGAACGACGTTTGAATGCTCTTGGTCTTGGATCGGGTTCTAGAGCTCAAGATGACGAAGAAGAGGATGGGCTACAAGTAAGTTTTGCACCAGCTCCACCTAAAAAAGCAAGAACTAAAGAtaaattcaagaaaaatcTATGA